In one window of Henckelia pumila isolate YLH828 chromosome 1, ASM3356847v2, whole genome shotgun sequence DNA:
- the LOC140885482 gene encoding uncharacterized protein isoform X1, which translates to MAGSSGAFKEGAQQGHSSVSPYNGSSVSGEWGVPTFQHQQTISMEWTPEEQTMLEEGLAKYASESNIIRYAKIAVQLNNKTVRDVALRCRWMTKKEITKRKKDDFNARKSKERKEKVVDSSTKPSRFAIQSGFSHASGMASDSYDDGISYNDVTGDTRRLIQQNCWAFKQISSNLTAHQEKADAISLIFQIHENIGLLNQARENIYKILNNLNGMGLTMKKMPPLPKVNEELASTILPPSTFPIH; encoded by the exons ATGGCTGGCTCAAGTGGGGCATTTAAAGAAGGGGCACAACAAGGGCATAGCTCCGTTTCTCCATACAATGGAAGCTCGGTCAGTGGGGAGTGGGGCGTGCCAACTTTTCAGCATCAACAGACAATTTCTATGGAGTGGACTCCTGAGGAACAAACTATGTTGGAGGAAGGTTTGGCCAA ATATGCCTCTGAATCAAACATTATCCGCTATGCGAAGATTGCTGTGCAGCTAAATAACAAGACGGTTCGCGATGTTGCATTGCGCTGCAGATGGATGACG AAGAAAGAAATCACCAAGAGAAAAAAAGATGATTTCAATGCAAGGAAAAGTAAAGAAAGAAAG GAAAAGGTCGTCGATTCTTCAACAAAGCCTTCTCGCTTCGCCATCCAGTCGGGTTTTTCTCATGCCTCAGGGATGGCTTCTGATAGCTATGATGATGGCATATCATACAATG ATGTCACTGGTGACACTCGACGGCTTATTCAGCAAAATTGTTGGGCCTTTAAACAGATATCTTCGAATCTTACTGCTCATCAG GAAAAAGCTGATGCAATTTCTCTCATTTTTCAGATACACGAAAACATTGGACTTCTGAATCAAGCGCGAGAAAACATTTACAAAATATTGAACAA CTTGAACGGCATGGGCCTGACGATGAAGAAGATGCCTCCGCTCCCTAAAGTGAATGAAGAGTTAGCCAGTACCATTCTTCCACCCTCGACTTTCCCCATTCATTGA
- the LOC140885482 gene encoding uncharacterized protein isoform X2 encodes MAGSSGAFKEGAQQGHSSVSPYNGSSVSGEWGVPTFQHQQTISMEWTPEEQTMLEEGLAKYASESNIIRYAKIAVQLNNKTVRDVALRCRWMTKKEITKRKKDDFNARKSKERKEKVVDSSTKPSRFAIQSGFSHASGMASDSYDDGISYNDVTGDTRRLIQQNCWAFKQISSNLTAHQIHENIGLLNQARENIYKILNNLNGMGLTMKKMPPLPKVNEELASTILPPSTFPIH; translated from the exons ATGGCTGGCTCAAGTGGGGCATTTAAAGAAGGGGCACAACAAGGGCATAGCTCCGTTTCTCCATACAATGGAAGCTCGGTCAGTGGGGAGTGGGGCGTGCCAACTTTTCAGCATCAACAGACAATTTCTATGGAGTGGACTCCTGAGGAACAAACTATGTTGGAGGAAGGTTTGGCCAA ATATGCCTCTGAATCAAACATTATCCGCTATGCGAAGATTGCTGTGCAGCTAAATAACAAGACGGTTCGCGATGTTGCATTGCGCTGCAGATGGATGACG AAGAAAGAAATCACCAAGAGAAAAAAAGATGATTTCAATGCAAGGAAAAGTAAAGAAAGAAAG GAAAAGGTCGTCGATTCTTCAACAAAGCCTTCTCGCTTCGCCATCCAGTCGGGTTTTTCTCATGCCTCAGGGATGGCTTCTGATAGCTATGATGATGGCATATCATACAATG ATGTCACTGGTGACACTCGACGGCTTATTCAGCAAAATTGTTGGGCCTTTAAACAGATATCTTCGAATCTTACTGCTCATCAG ATACACGAAAACATTGGACTTCTGAATCAAGCGCGAGAAAACATTTACAAAATATTGAACAA CTTGAACGGCATGGGCCTGACGATGAAGAAGATGCCTCCGCTCCCTAAAGTGAATGAAGAGTTAGCCAGTACCATTCTTCCACCCTCGACTTTCCCCATTCATTGA
- the LOC140876430 gene encoding uncharacterized protein codes for MIRTRMLWFSFGFASASASIAHFMYKDLWFDRNSIASDVKERFQSLDSRVSNLESVLSSKTNAPQDEETVG; via the exons ATGATTCGAACGAGGATGTTATGGTTCAGTTTTGGCTTCGCTTCCGCGTCGGCGAGTATTGCTCATTTTATGTACAAAGATCTCTGGTTCGATCGCAATTCTATTGCATCCGAT GTGAAGGAAAGGTTTCAATCGTTGGACAGCAGGGTTTCCAATCTAGAATCGGTCCTCTCCAGCAAAACCAATGCACCCCAG GATGAAGAAACTGTTGGATGA